A region from the Beduinella massiliensis genome encodes:
- the atpG gene encoding ATP synthase F1 subunit gamma, with product MPSAKEIKTRIASIQDTQKITNAMYLISSTKLRKARNELSRTRPYFEALQGEIKRIFRTVPDVVSPYFYPPAGAPKLEGTYACLVITADRGMAGAYNHNVIKAAQAMLSAHPDTKLFVVGEYGRQHFLQSHTPIEQSFLYPAQNPTLHRAREICDVLLERYESGEFQKLYILFTDMKSSLAAEPISTRLLPFHRGDFSSADGAPGVSFEFTPSIGVVLSHVIQSYVTGFIYSALVDSFCAEQNARMTAMSSAGENADKMLSALSIQYNRVRQASITQEITEVAAGAKAQKRKRVQKC from the coding sequence ATGCCCAGCGCCAAGGAGATAAAGACCCGTATCGCCAGCATTCAGGATACGCAGAAGATCACCAACGCCATGTACCTGATTTCCTCCACCAAGCTGCGCAAGGCGCGGAACGAGCTGAGCCGCACGCGCCCCTATTTCGAGGCGCTGCAGGGCGAGATCAAGCGCATCTTCCGCACGGTTCCGGACGTGGTCAGCCCCTACTTCTACCCGCCTGCTGGCGCGCCAAAGCTGGAAGGGACCTACGCCTGCCTCGTCATCACGGCGGATCGCGGCATGGCGGGCGCCTACAACCACAACGTCATCAAGGCGGCGCAGGCGATGCTCTCCGCCCACCCCGATACCAAGCTCTTCGTGGTGGGCGAATACGGCCGCCAGCACTTTCTGCAAAGCCATACGCCCATCGAGCAAAGCTTCCTCTACCCCGCGCAGAACCCCACGCTGCACAGAGCGCGCGAAATCTGCGACGTCCTGCTCGAGCGCTACGAAAGCGGCGAGTTTCAAAAGCTCTACATCCTCTTCACGGACATGAAAAGCAGCCTTGCCGCCGAACCCATCAGCACGCGCCTTCTGCCCTTTCACCGGGGGGATTTCTCCTCCGCGGACGGCGCGCCGGGCGTCAGCTTTGAGTTTACCCCCAGCATCGGCGTTGTGCTCAGCCACGTGATTCAAAGCTACGTCACGGGATTCATCTACAGCGCCTTGGTGGACAGCTTCTGCGCCGAGCAGAACGCCCGCATGACGGCCATGAGCTCGGCGGGTGAAAACGCGGACAAGATGCTCTCCGCGCTTTCGATTCAGTACAACCGCGTTCGCCAGGCCTCCATCACGCAGGAGATCACCGAGGTGGCCGCCGGGGCGAAGGCCCAGAAAAGAAAGAGGGTGCAAAAGTGCTAG
- a CDS encoding glutaminase domain-containing protein, with protein MQQGTHLPAYPLVTSDPYVSIWSCTDQPAREDTRHWAGQRKRLVLSASVDGASYALIGRTDAEEARVEAIEVTPTRTRYAFEAGGAGIRAEFCAPLLLDDPDLMSTPVTFVTLAAESRDGGAHEVSVRFELHDEICREGEAPEPMVGKDYRSDDLHVAYMGKKRQNVLCHSGDHITIDWGYAYLAADEGTAFARIGGHWALTFTRTMRVEGAEQTARLLLGYDDVDAIRYFDFTAKAYYARSGRTILQALHACWQDWDAIGARCGALDAQLLADARRVGGEAYATLVAAAYRQSIAAHKLIADREGNLVLLSKENDSNGCIGTVDISYPSCPLFLLYAPELVRALCRPILRFATLPAWKDDFAPHDVGRYPYATGQVYGLRQDAFGMGLTDPIQNGDVYPPLYLDDGEENLYDLRYQMPVEECGNMILMLAAAMRADGDSALVRAYLPTLEKWVSYLERYGADPGEQLCTDDFAGHLAHNVNLAIKAVCGLAAYGYMMERLGDGEKAERYRRASREMAQSVLARARTPEGTALTLDGRGWSLKYNAVWDVLFGFGLFGADFYRAETARYLKEQNEYGVPLDSRADYTKSDWILWAAAMADDERAVETFSTPIAHYLATTSTRVPFSDWYDTKTGRFCAFIARAVQGGLFMPLLKERWSKQK; from the coding sequence ATGCAACAAGGGACGCATTTGCCCGCCTACCCGTTGGTGACGAGCGACCCATACGTCTCCATCTGGAGCTGCACGGACCAGCCCGCGCGGGAGGACACCCGGCACTGGGCGGGTCAGCGCAAGCGCCTGGTGCTGAGCGCCAGCGTGGACGGCGCGAGCTACGCCCTGATCGGGCGCACGGACGCGGAGGAAGCGCGGGTCGAGGCCATCGAGGTCACCCCCACGCGGACGCGCTACGCCTTTGAGGCCGGCGGCGCCGGCATTCGCGCGGAGTTTTGCGCGCCGCTGCTGCTGGACGATCCGGATCTGATGAGCACGCCGGTCACGTTCGTCACGCTCGCCGCCGAGAGCAGGGACGGCGGAGCGCACGAGGTTTCCGTGCGCTTTGAGCTGCACGACGAAATCTGCCGCGAGGGCGAAGCGCCCGAGCCCATGGTCGGCAAGGACTATCGGAGCGACGATTTGCACGTGGCCTATATGGGCAAGAAGCGCCAGAACGTCCTGTGTCACTCGGGCGACCACATCACGATCGACTGGGGCTACGCCTACCTCGCCGCCGACGAGGGCACGGCCTTTGCGCGCATCGGCGGCCACTGGGCCCTCACCTTCACGCGCACGATGCGGGTGGAGGGGGCAGAGCAGACAGCGCGGCTGCTGCTCGGCTACGACGACGTGGACGCCATCCGCTACTTCGACTTCACCGCCAAGGCATACTACGCGCGAAGCGGCAGGACGATCCTTCAGGCGCTGCACGCGTGCTGGCAGGATTGGGATGCGATCGGCGCGCGCTGCGGCGCGCTAGACGCGCAGCTGCTGGCGGACGCGCGCCGCGTCGGCGGCGAGGCATACGCCACGCTCGTCGCGGCCGCTTACCGCCAGAGCATCGCCGCGCACAAGCTGATCGCGGACCGCGAGGGCAACCTCGTGCTCCTTTCCAAGGAGAACGATTCCAACGGCTGCATCGGGACGGTGGACATCAGCTATCCCTCGTGCCCGCTCTTTCTGCTGTACGCGCCGGAGCTCGTGCGCGCGCTGTGCAGGCCGATCCTGCGCTTTGCCACCCTGCCCGCGTGGAAGGACGACTTTGCGCCGCACGACGTCGGGCGTTATCCGTATGCGACGGGCCAGGTGTACGGCCTGCGGCAGGATGCGTTCGGCATGGGGCTCACCGACCCGATCCAAAACGGCGACGTCTACCCGCCGCTGTACCTGGACGACGGCGAAGAGAACCTGTACGACCTGCGCTATCAGATGCCGGTCGAGGAATGCGGCAACATGATCCTCATGCTGGCGGCGGCGATGCGCGCGGACGGGGACAGCGCGCTGGTGCGTGCGTACCTGCCCACGTTGGAAAAATGGGTGAGCTACCTGGAACGCTACGGCGCGGACCCGGGCGAGCAGCTTTGCACGGACGACTTCGCCGGACATCTGGCGCACAACGTGAACCTCGCGATCAAGGCGGTGTGCGGGCTGGCGGCCTATGGGTACATGATGGAGCGCCTGGGCGACGGCGAAAAGGCCGAAAGGTACCGGCGGGCGAGCCGTGAGATGGCGCAGAGCGTGCTCGCGCGCGCCCGCACGCCGGAGGGAACCGCCCTCACGCTCGACGGCAGGGGCTGGAGCCTCAAGTACAACGCCGTGTGGGACGTGCTGTTCGGCTTCGGCCTGTTCGGCGCGGACTTCTACAGGGCGGAGACCGCCCGCTACTTAAAGGAGCAGAACGAGTACGGCGTGCCCCTGGATTCGCGCGCGGACTACACCAAGTCCGACTGGATTCTCTGGGCGGCGGCGATGGCGGATGACGAGCGGGCGGTCGAGACGTTCAGCACACCGATTGCGCATTATCTCGCCACGACGTCCACGCGCGTCCCCTTCAGCGACTGGTACGACACGAAGACGGGGCGCTTCTGCGCCTTCATCGCCCGCGCCGTGCAGGGGGGCCTCTTCATGCCCCTGCTGAAGGAACGCTGGTCTAAGCAGAAGTAA
- a CDS encoding ABC-2 family transporter protein, with amino-acid sequence MKSKRFNLRIYLSLIRMTLRSMMQYRADFWMSLVGVVILNSANLVQLGVLSWRFETIGNWGVGDLMVLYGLCMICWSLYSIFFKNLSNLQTEIVTGAFDKYLLRPVSPFVQLVGGEIRYTGLCDTIMGALLVASGLAALGLRWTPLDFLWLFVFIVSGGVIIVCIQFIVACVAFWSTKASALRSIVTHIYLLIQKYPITIFGTAFRVLVTAVLPVAFLNFYPAAMLLRKPDAPQWLCMLSPAVALLLVFLSGRMWKRGLRRYNSSGS; translated from the coding sequence ATGAAGAGCAAGCGGTTCAATTTGAGAATTTATCTTTCGCTGATTCGCATGACCCTGCGCAGCATGATGCAGTACCGCGCCGACTTCTGGATGAGCCTGGTGGGCGTGGTCATCCTCAACAGCGCGAACCTCGTGCAGCTTGGCGTCCTTTCCTGGCGCTTTGAAACCATCGGCAACTGGGGCGTGGGAGATCTGATGGTGCTCTACGGCCTGTGTATGATCTGCTGGAGCCTCTACTCGATCTTCTTCAAGAACCTGAGCAATTTGCAGACGGAGATCGTCACCGGCGCGTTTGACAAGTATCTGCTTCGGCCCGTGAGCCCCTTTGTGCAGCTCGTCGGCGGGGAAATCCGTTATACGGGCCTGTGCGATACGATCATGGGCGCGCTGCTCGTGGCGAGCGGGCTTGCGGCGCTGGGGCTGCGCTGGACGCCGCTCGACTTCCTGTGGCTCTTTGTCTTCATCGTCTCCGGCGGCGTCATCATCGTGTGCATCCAGTTCATCGTCGCCTGCGTCGCGTTCTGGTCGACGAAGGCGAGCGCGCTTCGCTCCATCGTGACGCACATTTACCTGCTCATTCAAAAGTACCCGATTACGATCTTCGGGACGGCCTTCCGCGTGCTGGTCACCGCCGTCCTGCCCGTCGCGTTCCTGAACTTCTATCCCGCGGCCATGCTGCTCAGAAAGCCCGACGCGCCCCAGTGGCTGTGCATGCTCTCGCCGGCCGTGGCGCTGCTGCTCGTGTTCCTGTCGGGCCGCATGTGGAAACGGGGCCTTCGCCGCTACAACAGCAGCGGGAGCTGA
- a CDS encoding ATP-binding cassette domain-containing protein produces MIQATALTKTYRIARPAEGRFSAIRSLFHTEYEEKRAVDAIDFSIEDGEIVGYIGQNGAGKSTTIKMLSGILVPTSGEVRVNGLIPHVDREAHLKNIGVVFGQKTSLWWDVPVIDSLRILKEMYQVDDQRFKKNLDTFVDLLDLASFLNQPVRQLSLGQRMRADLAAALMHNPQTLFLDEPTIGVDVVAKERLREFILKINRESGVTTLLTTHDMVDMEKLVNRVIVISSGRIIYDGDIDGLRRRYGQERTVKIQFAGERPSLTLPGTRVEPLGPSQLAVTFNQQDLSVGEIIARVNESAATIRDLTIVEADIEQIVRDIYAEGAGKSGESA; encoded by the coding sequence ATGATTCAGGCCACGGCGCTGACGAAGACCTACCGCATCGCGCGGCCGGCGGAAGGAAGATTTTCCGCGATCCGGTCGCTTTTTCACACCGAATACGAGGAAAAGCGCGCTGTGGACGCGATCGACTTTTCCATCGAGGACGGCGAGATCGTCGGCTACATCGGCCAGAACGGCGCGGGCAAGTCGACGACCATCAAGATGCTTTCGGGCATTCTCGTGCCGACGTCGGGCGAGGTTCGGGTGAACGGGCTGATACCGCACGTCGACCGCGAGGCACACTTGAAGAACATCGGGGTCGTGTTTGGCCAGAAGACGTCGCTTTGGTGGGACGTGCCGGTCATCGACAGCCTGCGCATCTTGAAGGAGATGTACCAGGTGGACGACCAGCGCTTTAAAAAGAACCTGGACACATTTGTAGACCTGCTCGACCTCGCTTCCTTCCTCAACCAGCCGGTGCGCCAGCTCAGCCTGGGGCAGCGCATGCGGGCCGACCTCGCCGCCGCGCTGATGCACAACCCGCAGACGCTCTTTCTGGATGAGCCGACGATCGGCGTGGACGTCGTCGCCAAGGAGCGCCTGCGCGAGTTCATCCTGAAGATCAACAGGGAGAGCGGCGTCACCACGCTGCTGACCACGCACGACATGGTGGACATGGAAAAGCTGGTCAACCGGGTCATCGTCATCAGCAGCGGCCGAATCATCTACGATGGGGACATAGACGGCCTGCGCAGGCGGTACGGGCAGGAGAGAACCGTAAAAATTCAGTTTGCGGGGGAGCGACCCAGCCTGACGCTGCCGGGCACCCGCGTCGAGCCCCTCGGGCCCTCGCAGCTCGCCGTCACGTTCAACCAGCAGGACCTTTCCGTGGGCGAGATCATCGCGCGGGTAAACGAAAGCGCGGCGACGATCCGCGACCTCACGATCGTGGAGGCGGACATCGAGCAGATCGTGCGCGACATCTACGCCGAGGGAGCGGGGAAAAGCGGTGAGAGCGCATGA
- a CDS encoding ATP-binding protein — translation MGPRGRKMLLAALMVAALLSLVTYAFVASVQEQLWNQSIETIKESTRQGRDALKIQLQADFQSLGTISRYLRSVSSDEEEIITQSLRAYGETGGNASLYMADGTCLPAEPGPDEAAREMLLKAGRQSGILNPHISSVTGVNVFQIFQRVRLGDGKGGFLLREYEVKDVADTFSLSFYDAAGFSYIVDQHGEVLMRSAHPNSNKTVQNLFDMLPARENDGQLLSQFRESLAAGETGWAVFTYNGEPTVFCYAPIGLNSDWYVISIIPRDVVLAQTRNILLRTLLLMLCVIAGIGLLAGIYLYSSSLSQRKIASRTSYIGHLYNSIPEGIALLTPEAPYRFLQLNAEGLRLLGYPPEAANDAVRGRALSEVLHPDDVRMTEDAFADAAKRARKATFTNRMLRPDGSCFWSAVIVESVRDEDGNPAMIATFHDVTKEKLAEEEEKRGRLLERRFLISAISSAYPLIMSVNLTRDTVSVLYDDGSLSLHLPEDKRYSQVYEELLSRLHADYREEFCGRFAPDTLKAALGGGRSEVFLEARALLGDGQYHWILQQAVHVEDPFTEERLAILLLRDIEERKRDEEQNRRLLQSALDSANAANAAKSEFLSNMSHDIRTPMNAIVGMTSIAKEHIGEPERLLDCLRKIELSSSHLLRLINDVLDMSKIESGKLALRSEPFDIAELFCECMELMYPQAREAGVDLRASMHGLLDEGVEGDPLRVRQVYLNVLSNAVKYTPKGGSVRVEVTQLPAQKAGYGSYRFSCRDTGLGMDEELLRRLFLPFERGQDQASRKIMGTGLGMAITKNIVDGMAGSIDVKSAPGAGSVFTVTLDFPLQQEREKALPEAWHLARALAVSGEKEELADVVQVLSSLGMRPDSAGSAGEAEAMALRARRAGNGYRLALVDRRPPGAGGAARRGREASGAGAPPGIFFLGGVEAGGGTQGVTPVVPAPLYRGRLGRVLRAGGGSRGRGVSVGGGEGAGRRGRGGGGGGEGAACGAGGEGLPAWAGGRAAPGGGGGRTPGQGSVGSGRAAGDLLFGGR, via the coding sequence CGTCGCTGTACATGGCGGACGGCACCTGCCTGCCGGCGGAGCCCGGGCCGGACGAGGCGGCCCGTGAAATGCTCCTGAAGGCGGGCAGGCAGTCCGGCATTCTGAACCCGCACATCAGCAGCGTCACCGGGGTAAACGTGTTTCAGATTTTTCAGCGCGTCCGCCTTGGGGACGGCAAGGGAGGATTCCTCCTGCGCGAATACGAGGTAAAGGACGTGGCCGACACGTTCTCCCTCTCCTTTTACGACGCGGCGGGCTTTTCCTACATCGTCGATCAGCACGGCGAGGTGCTGATGCGCTCCGCGCACCCGAACAGCAATAAGACGGTGCAGAACCTGTTCGACATGCTCCCTGCGCGGGAGAACGACGGGCAGCTTCTTTCGCAGTTCCGAGAATCCCTGGCGGCGGGCGAGACGGGCTGGGCAGTTTTTACCTACAACGGCGAGCCCACGGTCTTCTGCTATGCGCCCATCGGCCTGAATTCGGACTGGTACGTGATTTCCATCATTCCCAGGGATGTCGTGCTGGCGCAGACGCGCAACATTCTCCTGCGCACGCTGCTGCTGATGCTTTGCGTCATCGCGGGCATTGGGCTGCTGGCGGGTATTTACCTGTACAGCAGCAGCCTTTCCCAGCGCAAGATCGCCAGCAGGACCAGCTATATCGGCCACCTGTACAACTCGATCCCCGAGGGCATCGCGCTGCTGACCCCCGAAGCGCCGTATCGGTTTTTGCAGCTCAACGCCGAGGGCCTCCGCCTGCTGGGCTATCCGCCGGAGGCCGCGAACGACGCCGTCAGAGGGCGCGCCCTCTCGGAGGTGCTGCACCCGGACGACGTGCGGATGACGGAGGACGCCTTTGCCGACGCCGCGAAAAGGGCGCGCAAGGCCACGTTTACCAATCGGATGCTCCGCCCGGATGGGAGCTGCTTCTGGTCCGCCGTCATCGTGGAGAGCGTCCGCGACGAGGACGGCAACCCGGCGATGATCGCCACGTTCCACGACGTGACCAAGGAAAAGCTGGCGGAGGAGGAGGAAAAGCGCGGGCGGCTGCTGGAGCGCCGCTTTCTCATCAGCGCCATCTCCAGCGCGTACCCGCTGATCATGAGCGTCAACCTGACGCGCGACACGGTCAGCGTCCTGTACGACGACGGTTCCCTTTCCCTCCATCTGCCGGAGGACAAGCGGTATTCACAGGTCTACGAAGAGCTGCTTTCTCGCCTGCACGCGGACTACCGGGAGGAATTCTGCGGCCGCTTTGCGCCGGATACGTTAAAGGCGGCGCTCGGCGGCGGGCGCAGCGAGGTCTTTCTGGAGGCGCGCGCGCTGCTGGGCGACGGACAGTACCACTGGATCCTGCAGCAGGCCGTGCACGTGGAGGATCCGTTCACGGAGGAGCGGCTCGCCATCCTGCTGCTGCGCGACATCGAAGAGCGAAAGCGCGACGAGGAGCAAAACCGCCGCCTGCTGCAAAGCGCGCTGGACAGCGCGAATGCGGCCAACGCGGCGAAGAGCGAATTTCTCAGCAACATGTCCCACGACATCCGCACGCCCATGAACGCCATCGTCGGCATGACGTCGATCGCCAAGGAGCACATCGGGGAGCCGGAACGCCTGCTGGACTGCCTGCGCAAGATCGAACTATCCAGCAGCCATCTGCTCAGGCTCATCAACGACGTGCTGGATATGTCCAAGATCGAAAGCGGCAAGCTGGCGCTCCGTTCGGAGCCGTTCGACATCGCGGAGCTCTTCTGTGAATGCATGGAGCTGATGTACCCGCAGGCGCGGGAGGCAGGCGTCGACCTCAGGGCGTCTATGCACGGCCTGCTGGATGAAGGCGTCGAGGGCGACCCGCTGCGCGTGCGCCAGGTCTATCTCAACGTCCTCAGCAACGCCGTCAAGTACACCCCGAAGGGCGGCAGCGTTCGCGTGGAGGTGACGCAGCTCCCCGCGCAAAAGGCGGGATACGGCAGCTATCGCTTTTCCTGCCGGGATACGGGCCTGGGCATGGACGAGGAGCTGCTCAGGCGTCTTTTCCTGCCCTTTGAGCGCGGGCAGGATCAGGCATCCCGCAAAATCATGGGAACCGGGCTGGGCATGGCGATCACCAAGAACATCGTGGACGGCATGGCGGGCAGCATCGACGTGAAGAGCGCGCCCGGCGCGGGTTCGGTGTTCACGGTAACGCTGGATTTTCCGCTTCAGCAGGAGCGGGAAAAGGCGCTGCCCGAAGCGTGGCATCTGGCCCGCGCGCTGGCCGTCAGCGGGGAAAAGGAGGAGCTTGCCGACGTCGTGCAGGTGTTATCGTCGCTGGGCATGCGGCCGGACAGCGCCGGCAGCGCCGGGGAGGCGGAGGCGATGGCGCTTCGCGCGCGGCGCGCGGGCAATGGCTACCGGCTTGCGCTCGTGGACCGGCGGCCCCCGGGCGCGGGGGGAGCCGCACGCCGGGGCAGGGAAGCGTCGGGGGCGGGCGCGCCGCCGGGGATCTTCTTTTTGGGGGGCGTTGAGGCCGGGGGAGGGACGCAGGGGGTTACCCCGGTTGTGCCCGCTCCCTTGTACCGGGGCAGGCTGGGGCGCGTGCTGCGCGCGGGCGGGGGGTCCAGGGGGCGGGGAGTGAGTGTGGGCGGGGGGGAGGGGGCGGGACGGCGCGGGCGGGGGGGGGGAGGGGGGGGGGAGGGCGCTGCGTGCGGGGCGGGGGGGGAAGGGCTACCGGCTTGGGCGGGGGGCCGGGCGGCCCCGGGAGGGGGGGGGGGCCGCACGCCGGGTCAGGGAAGCGTCGGGAGCGGACGCGCCGCAGGTGATCTTCTTTTCGGAGGACGTTGA
- the atpD gene encoding F0F1 ATP synthase subunit beta has protein sequence MLGTGKIVQVSGPVVDAEFETGRLPRIREALRVTVGGEKRVMEVAQHLDETTVRCIMLAPSEGLTRGMDVEALGQGISVPVGDQTLGRMFNVLGDPIDGGAPVPADAERWCIHRKAPSFEEQSPVVSILETGIKVIDLLEPYAKGGKIGLFGGAGVGKTVLIQELIRNVASEHGGYSIFTGVGERSREGNDLWNEMLESGVIEKTALVFGQMNEAPGVRMRVALSGLTMSEYFRDVQHKDVLLFIDNIFRFVQAGSEVSTLLGRMPSAVGYQPTLATEMGQLQERIASTKEGSVTSVQAVYVPADDLTDPAPAQTFTHLDATTVLSRKISEQGIYPAVDPLASTSRILEADVVGQEHYDTARAVQEILQKYSDLQDIIAILGIEELSEEDRLTVARARKIQRFLSQPFHVAEKFTGIKGVYVPLKDTIRSFQAILSGDMDAYPEQAFYNVGAIEDVIEKAGKER, from the coding sequence GTGCTAGGCACTGGAAAGATCGTGCAGGTCTCCGGCCCCGTCGTGGACGCGGAGTTTGAGACGGGCCGCTTGCCCAGGATCCGCGAGGCGCTGCGCGTCACGGTAGGCGGCGAAAAGCGGGTCATGGAAGTGGCCCAGCATCTGGATGAAACGACGGTCCGCTGCATCATGCTGGCCCCGAGCGAGGGGCTGACGCGCGGCATGGACGTGGAGGCGCTGGGGCAGGGCATCAGCGTACCCGTGGGCGATCAGACCCTGGGACGCATGTTCAACGTGCTGGGCGATCCCATCGACGGCGGCGCGCCGGTTCCGGCGGACGCGGAGCGCTGGTGCATCCATCGCAAGGCTCCCTCCTTTGAAGAGCAGAGCCCGGTGGTCAGCATCCTGGAAACCGGCATCAAGGTCATCGACCTGCTGGAGCCCTACGCCAAGGGCGGCAAAATCGGCCTGTTTGGCGGCGCGGGCGTCGGCAAGACGGTGCTCATTCAGGAGCTCATCCGCAACGTCGCCTCCGAGCACGGCGGCTACTCCATCTTCACCGGCGTCGGCGAGCGCAGCCGCGAGGGAAACGACCTTTGGAACGAAATGCTGGAAAGCGGCGTCATCGAGAAGACCGCCCTCGTGTTCGGACAGATGAACGAAGCGCCCGGCGTGCGCATGCGGGTGGCCCTCTCCGGCCTCACCATGTCCGAGTACTTCCGGGACGTGCAGCACAAGGACGTGCTGCTCTTCATCGACAACATCTTCCGCTTCGTGCAGGCCGGATCGGAGGTCTCCACGCTGCTGGGCCGCATGCCCTCCGCCGTGGGCTACCAGCCGACGCTGGCGACCGAGATGGGCCAACTGCAGGAGCGCATCGCCTCCACCAAGGAGGGCTCGGTCACTTCCGTGCAGGCGGTCTACGTGCCCGCCGACGACCTGACCGACCCCGCGCCCGCGCAGACGTTCACCCACCTGGACGCAACCACCGTGCTCAGCCGCAAAATCTCCGAGCAGGGCATCTACCCGGCGGTGGACCCGCTCGCCTCCACCTCGCGCATTCTGGAGGCGGACGTCGTCGGCCAGGAGCACTACGACACCGCGCGCGCCGTGCAGGAGATCTTGCAGAAGTACAGCGACCTGCAGGACATCATCGCCATCCTCGGCATCGAGGAATTGAGCGAGGAGGACCGCCTGACGGTCGCCCGCGCCCGCAAGATTCAGCGCTTCCTCTCCCAGCCCTTCCACGTGGCGGAAAAGTTCACCGGCATCAAGGGCGTCTACGTGCCGCTGAAGGATACCATCCGCAGCTTTCAGGCGATCCTCTCCGGCGACATGGACGCATACCCCGAGCAGGCGTTCTACAACGTCGGCGCGATCGAGGACGTGATCGAGAAAGCAGGCAAGGAGCGTTAA
- a CDS encoding response regulator — protein MIFFSEDVEAGEGTQGLTPFVPAPLYRGRLCRVLRALKAGDDPAQAAEGGNAKLLDKRILLVEDNELNREIALEMIGVLGVSIDCAHDGVEAVERVASSPVGTYDLILMDIQMPRMDGYEAVRRIRALDRPDAADIPIIAMTANAFAEDVQAALRAGMNGHMSKPIDPDALSGMLRKWLS, from the coding sequence GTGATCTTCTTTTCGGAGGACGTTGAGGCCGGGGAAGGAACGCAGGGGCTTACCCCGTTCGTGCCCGCTCCCTTGTACCGGGGCAGGCTGTGCCGCGTGCTGCGCGCGCTGAAAGCGGGGGATGACCCCGCCCAGGCGGCGGAAGGCGGGAATGCGAAGCTTTTGGACAAGCGGATTCTGCTGGTGGAGGACAACGAGCTGAACCGGGAGATCGCGCTGGAGATGATCGGCGTGCTGGGCGTCAGCATCGACTGCGCGCACGACGGCGTGGAGGCGGTCGAGCGGGTGGCGTCCTCCCCGGTGGGGACGTACGACCTGATCCTGATGGACATTCAAATGCCCCGGATGGACGGCTACGAGGCGGTCCGCCGCATCCGGGCGCTGGACCGGCCGGACGCCGCGGACATTCCGATCATCGCCATGACCGCGAACGCCTTTGCCGAGGACGTGCAGGCCGCGCTGCGCGCAGGGATGAACGGACACATGTCGAAGCCCATCGACCCGGACGCGCTGAGCGGCATGCTGCGCAAATGGCTCTCCTGA
- the atpC gene encoding ATP synthase F1 subunit epsilon: MESFHVDILAAACSFYAGPCVSLVVPTPDGKRGVQANHCNMIAAITPGELSYTLPGERPRLAAVSSGLIKIEDGRVLVLVETAERPEDIDKNRAQRVADVAREAMLQKMSRREYLETQAQLARSINRLRVKHHAEQLND, from the coding sequence ATGGAGAGCTTTCACGTAGACATTCTCGCCGCCGCCTGCTCGTTTTACGCGGGCCCCTGCGTTTCGCTGGTCGTGCCCACGCCTGACGGCAAGCGCGGCGTTCAGGCGAACCACTGCAACATGATCGCCGCCATCACGCCCGGCGAGCTGAGCTACACGCTGCCCGGCGAGCGCCCACGCCTCGCTGCCGTGTCCTCCGGCCTCATCAAGATCGAGGACGGCCGGGTGCTGGTGCTGGTGGAGACCGCGGAGCGCCCCGAGGACATCGACAAAAACCGGGCCCAGCGGGTCGCGGACGTCGCGCGCGAAGCCATGCTTCAAAAGATGAGCCGCCGCGAATACCTGGAGACGCAGGCGCAGCTCGCCCGTTCGATCAACCGCCTGCGCGTCAAGCACCACGCGGAACAGCTGAACGACTGA
- a CDS encoding ABC-2 family transporter protein translates to MRCFAAFLKKEARAGALYRTDFLLKLCYGLIAMYGIRCLWAALYAQNPAIVGRDLPSMVTYAMMAVALDMVFYPSAMESAPHLYIAQQIRTGRIDTDLLRPVHFQSQILLRDASATLFGMLGLVLPGWGIAVVFFGMQLPVSAFHALAFLLSCVLSYLILFSLNFLLGMICFLTTDIRNITMAYGGLLGLLSGKLIPIWLYPTWMQAVCEALPFRCIFETPLNIYTGACGRQAALGSVLLQAFWVALLLALGRAAWSRVYRRLSVQGG, encoded by the coding sequence ATGAGATGCTTCGCCGCATTCCTCAAAAAAGAGGCGCGCGCAGGGGCTCTTTATCGGACGGACTTCCTGCTCAAGCTTTGCTACGGACTGATCGCCATGTACGGCATCCGCTGCCTGTGGGCCGCGCTGTACGCCCAGAACCCGGCGATCGTCGGCCGCGACCTTCCCTCGATGGTCACCTATGCGATGATGGCCGTGGCGCTCGACATGGTCTTCTACCCCTCCGCCATGGAAAGCGCCCCGCACCTTTATATCGCCCAGCAGATCAGGACGGGCAGGATCGATACCGACCTGCTGCGCCCCGTGCACTTTCAAAGCCAGATTCTCCTCCGCGACGCCAGCGCCACCCTCTTCGGCATGCTCGGCCTCGTGCTGCCGGGCTGGGGGATCGCGGTCGTGTTTTTCGGCATGCAGCTTCCGGTCAGCGCCTTTCACGCGCTTGCGTTCCTTTTAAGCTGCGTTCTCAGCTATCTCATCCTGTTTTCGCTCAACTTTCTGCTCGGAATGATCTGCTTTCTCACGACGGACATCCGAAACATCACGATGGCCTACGGCGGGCTGCTCGGCCTGCTGTCGGGCAAGCTGATCCCCATCTGGCTCTACCCAACCTGGATGCAGGCGGTCTGCGAAGCGCTTCCCTTCCGCTGCATCTTTGAAACGCCGCTCAACATCTACACCGGCGCCTGCGGCCGGCAAGCGGCGCTGGGGAGCGTGCTGCTGCAGGCATTTTGGGTCGCGCTGCTGCTGGCGCTCGGCCGCGCGGCGTGGAGCCGGGTTTACAGGCGCCTGAGCGTGCAGGGAGGTTGA